A single genomic interval of Helianthus annuus cultivar XRQ/B chromosome 6, HanXRQr2.0-SUNRISE, whole genome shotgun sequence harbors:
- the LOC110878931 gene encoding squamosa promoter-binding-like protein 2 isoform X1, with the protein MDWNLNTPTEWDWNMPFSSQENVVVDNLDFSLSASVNSSKETIKTLGAFDDLPNDFLENEESSWLGENVSYSNMVEEVSVLSGEAMIGLKIGKHACTSSSSNNKTATKSVPLFPTSAPMIKRSRSSYLSSQSPHCQVEGCNLDLSSAKDYHRRHRICSNHSRSPKVIVGGMERRFCQQCSRFHDLSEFDDRKRSCRRRLSAHNARRRRPPSEEIHFSSTRMSSSIRDRKPQMNFLLNRGTIPILDSAQPEHSCNFKGKESLGGLGKGGGIDVFPINGTLNFSSERFMPRNTNLNGMEPTSNSILPGDVNNAFSLLSTSSWSSSWPDQEPLSFDQFSYRNSISLAQPGMPLDLQDTTSNTQLQDFQSFRSPHEFERFYSN; encoded by the exons ATGGACTGGAATTTGAATACTCCAACAGAATGGGACTGGAATATGCCGTTTTCTAGCCAAGAAAATGTGGTAGTAGATAATCTTGATTTCTCCCTCTCAGCTTCTGTAAATTCATCTAAAGAAACAATCAAAACTTTGGGCGCGTTCGATGATTTACCAAACGATTTCTTGGAAAACGAAGAGTCTTCTTGGTTAGGAGAGAATGTGAGCTACTCTAACATGGTGGAAGAAGTTTCAGTGTTATCTGGTGAAGCAATGATTGGAttaaagattggtaaacatgctTGCACTAGTTCTAGCAGTAATAACAAGACGGCTACGAAATCTGTGCCTTTGTTTCCTACATCGGCTCCCATGATAAAGCGATCTAGATCATCTTACCTTAGTTCACAGTCCCCGCATTGTCAAGTCGAAGGATGCAACCTTGACCTTTCCTCAGCCAAAGACTACCACCGTCGCCATAGAATTTGTTCAAATCATTCTAGAAGTCCTAAAGTCATTGTAGGCGGGATGGAACGCCGATTTTGTCAACAATGTAGCAG gttccatgatttgtcagAATTCGATGATAGAAAGCGTAGCTGTCGTCGGCGCCTTTCTGCACACAATGCAAGACGACGTAGGCCACCGTCAGAAGAGATTCATTTCAGCTCAACCCGGATGTCCTCTTCAATACGTG ATCGAAAACCACAGATGAACTTTCTTCTAAATAGGGGCACAATCCCCATTTTGGATTCAGCCCAACCCGAACATTCGTGCAACTTCAAAGGCAAAGAGTCCCTTGGAGGTCTTGGGAAAGGTGGAGGGATTGATGTCTTCCCCATTAATGGCACCTTAAACTTCAGTTCTGAGAGGTTCATGCCTAGGAACACAAATCTTAATG GTATGGAGCCAACTTCCAATTCAATCTTACCTGGAGATGTTAACAATGCTTTCTCTCTTCTGTCAACAAGTTCTTGGTCTTCAAGTTGGCCtgatcaagaaccgttatcctttgaTCAGTTTTCGTACAGAAATAGTATCAGTTTGGCACAGCCAGGAATGCCATTGGATCTGCAAGATACTACAAGCAACACTCAGCTTCAAGATTTTCAATCCTTTAGATCACCTCATGAGTTTGAACGCTTTTATTCGAATTGA
- the LOC110878931 gene encoding squamosa promoter-binding-like protein 2 isoform X2: MPFSSQENVVVDNLDFSLSASVNSSKETIKTLGAFDDLPNDFLENEESSWLGENVSYSNMVEEVSVLSGEAMIGLKIGKHACTSSSSNNKTATKSVPLFPTSAPMIKRSRSSYLSSQSPHCQVEGCNLDLSSAKDYHRRHRICSNHSRSPKVIVGGMERRFCQQCSRFHDLSEFDDRKRSCRRRLSAHNARRRRPPSEEIHFSSTRMSSSIRDRKPQMNFLLNRGTIPILDSAQPEHSCNFKGKESLGGLGKGGGIDVFPINGTLNFSSERFMPRNTNLNGMEPTSNSILPGDVNNAFSLLSTSSWSSSWPDQEPLSFDQFSYRNSISLAQPGMPLDLQDTTSNTQLQDFQSFRSPHEFERFYSN; this comes from the exons ATGCCGTTTTCTAGCCAAGAAAATGTGGTAGTAGATAATCTTGATTTCTCCCTCTCAGCTTCTGTAAATTCATCTAAAGAAACAATCAAAACTTTGGGCGCGTTCGATGATTTACCAAACGATTTCTTGGAAAACGAAGAGTCTTCTTGGTTAGGAGAGAATGTGAGCTACTCTAACATGGTGGAAGAAGTTTCAGTGTTATCTGGTGAAGCAATGATTGGAttaaagattggtaaacatgctTGCACTAGTTCTAGCAGTAATAACAAGACGGCTACGAAATCTGTGCCTTTGTTTCCTACATCGGCTCCCATGATAAAGCGATCTAGATCATCTTACCTTAGTTCACAGTCCCCGCATTGTCAAGTCGAAGGATGCAACCTTGACCTTTCCTCAGCCAAAGACTACCACCGTCGCCATAGAATTTGTTCAAATCATTCTAGAAGTCCTAAAGTCATTGTAGGCGGGATGGAACGCCGATTTTGTCAACAATGTAGCAG gttccatgatttgtcagAATTCGATGATAGAAAGCGTAGCTGTCGTCGGCGCCTTTCTGCACACAATGCAAGACGACGTAGGCCACCGTCAGAAGAGATTCATTTCAGCTCAACCCGGATGTCCTCTTCAATACGTG ATCGAAAACCACAGATGAACTTTCTTCTAAATAGGGGCACAATCCCCATTTTGGATTCAGCCCAACCCGAACATTCGTGCAACTTCAAAGGCAAAGAGTCCCTTGGAGGTCTTGGGAAAGGTGGAGGGATTGATGTCTTCCCCATTAATGGCACCTTAAACTTCAGTTCTGAGAGGTTCATGCCTAGGAACACAAATCTTAATG GTATGGAGCCAACTTCCAATTCAATCTTACCTGGAGATGTTAACAATGCTTTCTCTCTTCTGTCAACAAGTTCTTGGTCTTCAAGTTGGCCtgatcaagaaccgttatcctttgaTCAGTTTTCGTACAGAAATAGTATCAGTTTGGCACAGCCAGGAATGCCATTGGATCTGCAAGATACTACAAGCAACACTCAGCTTCAAGATTTTCAATCCTTTAGATCACCTCATGAGTTTGAACGCTTTTATTCGAATTGA